A section of the Streptococcus oriscaviae genome encodes:
- a CDS encoding DUF1266 domain-containing protein, producing MQSEYVLLCSPYRYSSVFANAVSGQLIEKELMSVVMPGVNMMTRGLLRTMLETNYGITDYSSLKEEIDKLEDGRYHALEDVSSFIDGIANPDVKDFYLSLNSLTGSRTIQGFDDCRIIDVLTKSHAARLITKEEFEELFTKQTERIKNSYQTWEHYLASCVLGKLLQFVPSSETITSVEEYVVDVYSFCIALTNVFSYATFWANHELANLTALLENLLPEEIVKELKPRQNRVDYKGEIPGLTAPSNDLLASLEGTSIDPTFIDYERYQYLSELADYVFWTPLIENNLEWMIAEKNLQEQDTILLPKEYASLYSARVFWYHYPSYKELHEEHIFAMFEGTLSLNLIFTEEAVYTFKKKLFGKPALVRIPWEQVELSSSLNLWMEESKIHFGKKTISNVSPVLSEIGLNSKAIDDLDSQERKALENEWQQKMNQFLEGIPQRIREFKGK from the coding sequence ATGCAATCGGAATACGTTTTATTGTGCAGTCCATATAGATACAGTTCAGTTTTTGCCAATGCTGTCAGTGGACAGTTGATTGAAAAAGAACTAATGAGTGTCGTCATGCCAGGTGTCAATATGATGACTAGAGGCCTGTTGCGAACCATGTTAGAAACAAACTATGGCATTACAGATTATTCAAGTTTAAAAGAAGAAATTGATAAGCTTGAAGATGGTCGTTATCATGCTTTAGAAGATGTTTCGTCATTTATTGATGGAATAGCCAATCCTGATGTAAAAGACTTTTACCTTTCTTTAAATTCATTAACAGGTTCTCGAACCATTCAAGGGTTTGATGACTGCCGTATAATTGATGTTTTGACGAAATCGCATGCTGCTCGCTTGATTACTAAAGAAGAATTTGAGGAACTGTTTACCAAGCAAACAGAGCGTATCAAAAATAGTTATCAGACTTGGGAACACTATTTGGCCTCTTGTGTACTGGGAAAATTACTTCAGTTTGTTCCTAGCTCAGAAACGATTACAAGCGTTGAGGAATATGTGGTAGATGTTTATTCTTTTTGTATTGCACTGACGAATGTCTTTTCTTATGCTACTTTTTGGGCAAATCATGAGTTAGCCAACTTGACAGCCTTGTTAGAAAACCTCTTACCTGAAGAAATTGTTAAAGAGTTAAAACCAAGGCAAAATCGTGTGGATTATAAGGGTGAGATTCCAGGACTTACTGCGCCTTCAAATGATTTGCTTGCTTCCCTAGAAGGAACCTCTATAGACCCAACTTTTATCGATTATGAACGCTATCAGTACCTGAGCGAACTTGCAGATTATGTTTTTTGGACTCCCCTTATTGAGAATAATCTTGAATGGATGATTGCAGAAAAAAACTTGCAAGAACAAGATACAATTCTTTTACCAAAGGAGTATGCAAGTCTTTATTCGGCTAGAGTATTTTGGTATCATTATCCAAGCTACAAGGAGTTGCATGAAGAACATATTTTTGCCATGTTTGAAGGAACTCTAAGTTTAAATCTTATCTTTACAGAGGAAGCTGTCTACACCTTTAAGAAGAAATTATTCGGCAAACCAGCACTTGTCAGAATCCCTTGGGAACAAGTTGAGTTAAGCTCGTCACTTAATTTATGGATGGAAGAGAGTAAAATTCATTTTGGCAAAAAGACAATCTCTAATGTCAGTCCAGTTTTAAGCGAAATCGGCCTAAATAGTAAGGCTATTGACGACCTAGATTCTCAAGAAAGGAAAGCTCTTGAAAATGAATGGCAACAAAAAATGAATCAATTTTTAGAGGGTATTCCTCAACGGATTCGTGAATTTAAAGGGAAATGA
- a CDS encoding M24 family metallopeptidase → MQKRLEKFEAKLVQSDVDGILVTGQNNIYYLTGFWGTEATVFISGKRRLFVTDARYTLIAKATVQGFDIIESRFALEEIAKVIKEDGLEKIGFDSEVTYGFYQGLTSIFAGYQLVAMSNFIEDLRMIKDEKEIATIRRACQISDQAFLDVLDFIKPGQTTEMDVNHFLDHRMRQLGAEGASFEFIVASGYRSAMPHGRASDKVIQTGESLTLDFGCYYQHYVSDMTRTIHIGHVTDQEREIYDVVLRANKALIEQAKEGLTYREFDSIPREIINVAGYGANFTHGIGHGIGLDIHEYPYFGNSDETIKAGMVLTDEPGIYLDGLYGVRIEDDLLITETGCEVLTLAPKELIVL, encoded by the coding sequence ATGCAAAAAAGACTTGAAAAATTTGAAGCGAAATTGGTCCAGTCAGATGTGGATGGCATCTTGGTGACTGGGCAGAATAATATTTATTATCTAACAGGTTTCTGGGGAACAGAGGCGACCGTCTTCATCAGTGGCAAGCGCCGCTTGTTTGTGACAGATGCACGCTACACCTTGATTGCCAAGGCGACCGTACAAGGCTTTGATATTATTGAAAGCCGTTTTGCACTTGAAGAAATTGCTAAGGTTATCAAGGAAGATGGTCTTGAAAAAATTGGTTTTGACAGTGAGGTGACCTATGGGTTCTATCAAGGGCTGACTAGCATTTTCGCAGGCTATCAGTTGGTTGCCATGTCAAACTTTATCGAAGACTTGCGCATGATTAAGGATGAGAAGGAAATTGCGACCATCCGCCGTGCCTGTCAGATTTCTGACCAAGCCTTTCTGGATGTTTTGGACTTTATCAAACCGGGTCAGACGACGGAGATGGATGTCAATCATTTCCTGGATCATCGCATGCGCCAGCTTGGGGCGGAAGGGGCTTCTTTTGAGTTCATCGTGGCATCTGGTTACCGCTCTGCTATGCCCCATGGAAGAGCATCGGACAAGGTTATTCAGACAGGCGAGAGCTTGACGCTGGACTTTGGTTGCTACTATCAGCACTATGTGAGTGATATGACACGCACCATCCATATCGGTCATGTAACAGACCAAGAACGCGAGATCTATGATGTGGTCTTGCGTGCCAACAAGGCCTTGATTGAGCAGGCCAAAGAAGGTCTTACCTATCGTGAATTTGACAGCATTCCGCGTGAGATTATCAACGTGGCGGGCTACGGTGCCAACTTTACACACGGGATTGGCCATGGTATCGGTTTAGACATTCATGAGTATCCTTATTTTGGTAACTCTGACGAAACCATCAAGGCAGGAATGGTCTTGACGGATGAGCCTGGTATCTATTTGGACGGTTTGTACGGCGTCCGTATTGAAGATGATCTATTGATTACAGAAACGGGTTGTGAAGTATTAACCTTGGCGCCAAAAGAGTTGATTGTCTTGTAA
- the efp gene encoding elongation factor P — protein sequence MIEASKLRAGMTFEADGKLIKVLDASHHKPGKGNTIMRMKLRDVRTGSTFDTTYRPDEKFEQAIIETVPAQYLYQMDDTAYFMNTETYDQYEIPVANIKEELLYILENSDVKIQFYGTEVIGVTVPTTVELVVAETQPSIKGATVTGSGKPATMETGLVVNVPDFIEAGQKLVINTAEGTYVSRA from the coding sequence ATGATTGAAGCAAGTAAACTTAGAGCTGGTATGACCTTTGAAGCAGATGGCAAACTAATCAAGGTTTTGGATGCCAGCCACCACAAGCCAGGTAAGGGAAATACCATCATGCGGATGAAATTGCGTGACGTTCGTACAGGTTCTACTTTTGATACAACCTACCGTCCAGATGAAAAATTTGAGCAAGCCATTATCGAAACAGTTCCTGCTCAATACCTTTACCAAATGGATGACACTGCTTATTTCATGAACACTGAAACCTATGACCAATATGAAATTCCAGTGGCAAACATCAAGGAAGAATTGCTCTATATCTTGGAAAATTCAGATGTGAAAATCCAGTTTTATGGAACAGAGGTAATCGGTGTAACCGTGCCAACAACTGTTGAATTGGTGGTTGCAGAAACACAACCATCTATCAAAGGAGCAACCGTAACAGGTTCTGGTAAGCCTGCAACAATGGAAACAGGTCTTGTGGTCAATGTACCAGACTTTATCGAGGCCGGCCAAAAATTAGTTATCAATACAGCAGAAGGAACCTACGTTTCACGAGCTTAA
- a CDS encoding Asp23/Gls24 family envelope stress response protein, with product MTKENLGEIVIAPRVLEVITGIAAAKVDGVHSLHNKRVADSLSKTALNRGVYLQADEEGNVTADIYVYLQYGVNVPAVSMDIQRAVKTAVANYADVAVVAVNIHVDGIVPDKTPKPDLKDLFGEDFLDEE from the coding sequence ATGACAAAAGAGAATCTAGGCGAAATTGTTATTGCCCCTCGAGTTCTTGAGGTGATTACAGGCATTGCAGCAGCTAAGGTGGATGGCGTTCACTCGCTCCACAACAAGCGCGTGGCAGACAGCCTATCAAAGACAGCTTTGAACCGCGGTGTCTATCTTCAGGCAGATGAAGAAGGTAACGTGACAGCAGACATCTACGTTTATCTACAATACGGTGTCAATGTGCCAGCGGTGTCCATGGACATTCAGCGTGCAGTCAAAACAGCAGTTGCCAACTACGCAGATGTAGCAGTTGTTGCTGTAAATATCCATGTGGATGGCATTGTTCCAGACAAAACACCAAAACCAGACTTGAAAGACTTGTTTGGCGAGGATTTCCTCGATGAAGAATAA